In Capsicum annuum cultivar UCD-10X-F1 chromosome 7, UCD10Xv1.1, whole genome shotgun sequence, one genomic interval encodes:
- the LOC107876758 gene encoding frataxin, mitochondrial isoform X1 has protein sequence MASSCCSRKLLLLRLPIYRALKPNSSLTIKTSFLSTFTHKYLREPSSSLSKSYLSEVSRSFCSRSSPLHDASEGPAAIDYRSLLQEDEYHRLANATIHDLLDKLEEYGDSVDIDGFDVDYGNEVLTLKFGSLGTYVINKQTPNRQIWMSSPVSGPSRFDWDQNSQGWIYRRTKANLQKVLEDEIEKLCGSAINLS, from the exons atggcTTCTTCTTGTTGTTCAAGGAAATTGCTTCTACTTCGATTACCGATTTACAGAGCTCTCAAACCTAATTCCTCCTTAACGATTAAAACATCATTTCTTTCTACTTTTACTCATAAATATCTTCGAGAACCTTCCAGTTCTCTATCCAAATCTTACCTCTCAGAAGTTTCTAGAAGCTTTTGTTCGCGATCTTCACCTCTTCATGATGCTTCTGAAGGTCCTGCTGCCATCGATTACCG ATCTCTGCTGCAGGAAGATGAGTATCACAGACTGGCTAATGCCACTATCCATGACTTGCTAGATAAGTTGGAG GAATATGGGGACTCAGTTGACATTGATGGTTTCGATGTGGATTATGGG AATGAGGTTTTAACACTGAAGTTTGGGAGCTTGGGAACCTATGtgataaacaaacaaacaccaaatAGGCAGATTTGGATGTCTTCACCAGTGAG CGGTCCATCAAGGTTCGACTGGGACCAAAACTCTCAAGGTTGGATCTATAGGCGAACCAAGGCAAACCTGCAAAAGGTTTTGGAAGACGAAATAGAAAAACTATGCGGAAGTGCCATTAATCTTTCTTAA
- the LOC107876758 gene encoding frataxin, mitochondrial isoform X2 yields the protein MASSCCSRKLLLLRLPIYRALKPNSSLTIKTSFLSTFTHKYLREPSSSLSKSYLSEVSRSFCSRSSPLHDASEGPAAIDYRSLLQEDEYHRLANATIHDLLDKLEEYGDSVDIDGFDVDYGNEVLTLKFGSLGTYVINKQTPNRQIWMSSPVRA from the exons atggcTTCTTCTTGTTGTTCAAGGAAATTGCTTCTACTTCGATTACCGATTTACAGAGCTCTCAAACCTAATTCCTCCTTAACGATTAAAACATCATTTCTTTCTACTTTTACTCATAAATATCTTCGAGAACCTTCCAGTTCTCTATCCAAATCTTACCTCTCAGAAGTTTCTAGAAGCTTTTGTTCGCGATCTTCACCTCTTCATGATGCTTCTGAAGGTCCTGCTGCCATCGATTACCG ATCTCTGCTGCAGGAAGATGAGTATCACAGACTGGCTAATGCCACTATCCATGACTTGCTAGATAAGTTGGAG GAATATGGGGACTCAGTTGACATTGATGGTTTCGATGTGGATTATGGG AATGAGGTTTTAACACTGAAGTTTGGGAGCTTGGGAACCTATGtgataaacaaacaaacaccaaatAGGCAGATTTGGATGTCTTCACCAGTGAG AGCTTGA
- the LOC107878296 gene encoding TMV resistance protein N: MSPEIIQWSYDVFLSFRGEDIRKSFVDHLYVALQQKGINTFKDDKTLQKGNSISLDLTRAIEESRIALIIFSKNYAHSTWCLDEVVKIMECKNVKGQIVLPVFYDVDPSTVRKQKSSFGEAFSNHEDCCKVQKWKAALEEAANLSGWDLPNTANAHEAMVIKQIVEHIMARLGSHRHARNAENLVGMESRMQKVYKMLGIGSGGVRFLGILGMSGVGKTTLARVIYDNIRSQFEGACFLHEVKDRSAKQGLERLQEILLSEILVTNDLRINNLYEGASMEIERLQYKKVLLVLDDVDHIDQLEALAGKREWYGLGSRVIITTKDKHLLVKHEVEKIYRMTMLNDNESLQLFKLYALKKNHLSEEFRDLSAQVIRHSGGLPLALKVLGSFLYGRDFAEWKSEVERLEQIPEDGVVKKLELSFNGLNNIEQKILLDIVCFFIGKKKESVTRILESFNFSPVIGIKVLMEKSLIMVSQGRILVHQLIQEMCWYIIRQEASADPRRYSRLWLPWDISDVLAGDLGTEKIEGMSLNSDSVQAVNVSSAAFQQMSRLRFLSIQNMNVPQGPSFLPGELRWFNWHAYPSRSLPVSFRGEKLVGLKLKDSRITQLWQGSKVLGKLKYINLSRSEKLIRTPDLSGTPNLERLVLEECTSLVEVNFSVGDLRRLVLLNLKSCTKLKTLPKNIQLENLEVFILSGCSKLKTFPEIKEKMNRLSELYLEGTALRELPSSIENLSGVSLINLSYCKHLKNLPSGIFRLKCLRTLALFGCSKLEKLSDDVGLLECLEELYCDGTAIRTIPSSISLLKSLKHLSFHGCTALGLQLDSSIFSSWLPGKGQNSMGLNISNLSSLCSLTTLDISHCNISDGGTLCNLGCLSSLVELNLSGNSFTNIPDASISGLTQLIRLELVGCRKLVRFPELPQCIEEVHADECTPFESIDQLVKYPMLRCVYGRCFHHGADYDKIDALWKNMTKAHEIRVDSMFATLGQRDPGGLHIQTWGRIFR; this comes from the exons ATGTCCCCAGAGATTATTCAATGGAGTTATGATGTTTTCTTAAGTTTTAGAGGCGAAGATATACGCAAATCTTTTGTTGATCATCTCTATGTTGCTTTGCAACAAAAGGGGATCAACACCTTCAAAGATGACAAGACATTACAGAAAGGCAATTCTATTTCACTAGACCTTACCAGAGCAATTGAAGAATCACGTATAGCTTTGATTATTTTCTCCAAAAACTATGCTCATTCGACGTGGTGTTTGGATGAAGTAGTGAAAATCATGGAATGCAAGAATGTGAAAGGACAAATTGTTCTTCCAGTGTTCTATGATGTAGATCCATCAACAGTGAGGAAACAAAAATCCAGCTTTGGAGAAGCATTTAGCAATCATGAAGATTGTTGCAAGGTGCAAAAATGGAAAGCAGCACTGGAGGAAGCAGCTAATTTATCTGGTTGGGATTTGCCAAACACTGCCAATGC GCATGAAGCTATGGTGATAAAGCAAATTGTGGAACATATAATGGCTAGATTGGGTAGTCATAGACATGCAAGAAATGCTGAAAATCTTGTTGGAATGGAGTCACGTAtgcaaaaagtgtataaaatgcTTGGCATCGGTTCTGGTGGAGTTCGCTTCCTTGGAATATTGGGAATGAGCGGAGTGGGGAAGACAACTCTAGCGAGAGTCATTTATGATAATATTCGGAGTCAATTTGAAGGTGCATGTTTTCTTCATGAAGTTAAAGACCGTTCAGCAAAACAAGGCCTAGAGCGCTTGCAAGAGATACTTCTTTCTGAGATCCTTGTGACAAATGATCTAAGGATCAACAATTTATATGAAGGAGCCAGTATGGAGATAGAAAGATTACAGTACAAAAaggttcttcttgttcttgatgaTGTTGATCACATAGATCAATTAGAAGCTTTAGCAGGGAAGCGTGAATGGTATGGTCTCGGAAGTAGAGTTATCATAACAACTAAAGATAAACACTTGCTTGTTAAACATGAGGTAGAAAAGATATACAGAATGACAATGTTAAATGACAATGAAAGTTTGCAGCTCTTTAAGCTATATGCCTTAAAGAAAAACCATCTTTCAGAGGAATTTAGGGATCTCTCAGCTCAAGTTATAAGGCATTCTGGTGGACTCCCCTTGGCTCTGAAAGTCCTGGGTAGTTTCTTGTATGGAAGAGATTTCGCTGAATGGAAAAGTGAAGTGGAACGATTGGAACAAATCCCAGAAGATGGAGTCGTGAAGAAACTCGAACTAAGTTTCAATGGACTCAACAACATTGAACAAAAGATATTACTAGATATTGTGTGTTTCTTTATAGGGAAGAAGAAAGAATCAGTGACAAGAATATTAGAGAGTTTTAATTTTAGCCCTGTTATTGGCATAAAGGTTCTCATGGAGAAATCCCTGATTATGGTTTCACAAGGTCGGATTCTAGTGCATCAATTGATACAAGAAATGTGTTGGTATATTATTCGTCAAGAAGCTTCGGCTGATCCAAGAAGGTATAGTAGGTTGTggttaccttgggatatttctgatGTACTTGCAGGAGATTTG GGGACTGAAAAGATCGAAGGCATGTCACTGAACTCGGATTCTGTACAAGCAGTGAATGTCAGCAGTGCAGCTTTCCAACAAATGAGCAGACTAAGGTTTCTAAGTATCCAGAACATGAATGTTCCTCAGGGTCCTAGTTTTCTTCCTGGTGAGTTGAGGTGGTTCAATTGGCATGCATATCCATCAAGAAGCCTGCCTGTTAGTTTTCGGGGGGAAAAGCTTGTTGGTTTGAAGTTGAAAGATAGCCGAATCACACAACTTTGGCAAGGCTCCAAG GTTCTAGGAAAATTGAAATACATCAACCTTAGCCGATCAGAGAAGCTAATAAGGACCCCAGATTTATCAGGTACCCCTAATCTTGAACGGTTGGTTCTTGAAGAGTGCACAAGTTTGGTAGAAGTCAATTTTTCTGTTGGAGATCTCAGAAGGCTAGTCTTACTGAATCTGAAGAGTTGCACAAAGTTAAAGACCCTACCAAAGAACATTCAATTGGAAAATCTTGAGGTTTTTATCCTATCAGGCTGCTCAAAACTCAAAACATTcccagaaataaaagaaaaaatgaatcgTTTATCAGAACTATACTTGGAAGGAACTGCTTTGAGAGAACTGCCCTCATCAATTGAGAACCTTTCAGGAGTTAGTTTGATAAATCTAAGTTACTGCAAGCATCTTAAGAATCTTCCAAGCGGTATTTTTAGATTGAAGTGTCTAAGAACACTTGCTCTATTCGGGTGCTCAAAACTCGAAAAATTATCAGATGATGTGGGGCTTTTAGAGTGTTTAGAGGAGCTCTACTGTGATGGCACAGCCATCCGAACAATTCCCTCCTCTATTTCTCTTCTAAAGAGCCTTAAGCACTTATCTTTTCATGGATGTACTGCTTTGGGGTTACAATTAGACAGCTCAATCTTCTCCTCTTGGCTTCCAGGGAAAGGTCAAAACTCCATGGGTCTAAATATTTCTAACTTGTCAAGTCTTTGTTCATTGACAACGCTGGATATTAGTCACTGCAATATCTCCGACGGAGGCACCCTATGTAATCTTGGGTGCTTATCATCTTTGGTGGAATTGAATCTTAGTGGTAACAGTTTTACCAATATTCCAGATGCAAGCATCAGTGGTCTTACCCAACTCATACGCCTCGAATTGGTTGGCTGTAGGAAACTTGTTAGATTTCCAGAGCTTCCTCAATGTATAGAAGAGGTGCATGCAGATGAATGCACACCTTTTGAGAGCATAGATCAACTAGTCAAATATCCAATGTTGCGCTGCGTCTACGGACGATGTTTTCATCATGGTGCTGACTATGACAAGATTGATGCGCTTTGGAAAAACATGACCAAG GCCCATGAAATTCGCGTGGATTCAATGTTTGCAACTCTCGGTCAGAGAGACCCGGGTGGTTTACATATACAAACGTGGGGAAGAATTTTTCGGTGA